In one window of Eleutherodactylus coqui strain aEleCoq1 chromosome 10, aEleCoq1.hap1, whole genome shotgun sequence DNA:
- the LOC136579947 gene encoding olfactory receptor 2C1-like — MIGNSVIILVVRLNISLQTPMYFFLSKLSFVELCFTCITVPNIIYGIIRESGAISFSGCIVQVYLFTLLATVECILLAAMACDRYVAICRPLRYTVIINRMVCAYLAIFAWLSGVLNSTINTVVTSKLNFCGSNTIERLYCEVQPLIRLSCSDTHLSDILATVSAAYFGVGGLVFILTSYLFILVAIMKMRSRSSRHKTFSTCTSHITVVVLHFGALIFMYLLPTDGSSQQMNTAVSMIYSTVSPLLNPIIYSLRNHQVIGAVKNMMRCNYSLKSSHS; from the coding sequence ATGATTGGGAACAGTGTCATTATTTTGGTGGTCAGACTGAATATTTCTCTTCAAACACCCATGTACTTTTTCCTATCAAAACTTTCCTTTGTCGAACTCTGCTTTACCTGCATTACGGTACCGAACATCATATACGGGATCATAAGGGAAAGTGGAGCCATCTCCTTCTCGGGTTGCATAGTCCAAGTCTATCTCTTTACATTACTGGCCACTGTTGAATGCATCCTGCTGGCCGCCATGGCTTGTGACCGCTATGTGGCCATCTGCCGGCCTCTGCGTTATACGGTCATAATCAATAGGATGGTGTGTGCATATCTTGCCATATTTGCCTGGTTGAGTGGGGTTCTAAACTCAACCATCAATACCGTGGTCACCTCCAAACTGAATTTCTGTGGCTCGAATACCATAGAGCGTCTCTATTGTGAAGTCCAGCCTCTGATACGTCTCTCCTGCTCCGACACCCACCTCAGCGACATACTTGCCACCGTTTCAGCAGCTTATTTTGGAGTCGGCGGTCTTGTCTTCATCCTTACATCCTATCTCTTTATCCTAGTGGCCATTATGAAGATGCGAAGTAGAAGCAGCAGACACAAAACCTTCTCCACCTGCACCTCACACATCACGGTTGTCGTCCTGCACTTCGGGGCGCTCATTTTCATGTACCTTCTGCCTACTGATGGGTCTTCGCAACAGATGAACACAGCGGTTTCCATGATCTACTCTACGGTGTCTCCTCTGCTGAACCCCATCATTTATAGTCTGAGGAACCATCAGGTCATCGGAGCCGTGAAGAACATGATGAGATGCAACTATTCACTAAAGTCCTCCCATTCTTGA